The sequence aagagttgaaattattgaatattgaaaataaaagttttaaatgttgaaaattagtgtaTGATGAtttatgtaatgatgtatttatttttagattattttcaaagaaatNtatatatatttgtataatgtcacaatattatataaaagaagtcactgacacctcattataataatgtgatgtgatatacataattatttaaatatgattaacattgtatacatcatattattaccataaaatttacatatacatacatttatttttttaagattttgtaacggtcataaacggctagtttttaccctataaatttgattttacaaacacattcaatcacttcaAACTTACTCTTCCTCCCTAGAAATTATCTTCACCAAAAtttttgatgaagaagaagatagttctttcaagattattttgtataattattttgattattatactCGCTCGTCTTGTATTTATCGTAGAATATCCGCCTCgcgttttttatttatttttaaaaatgcttgtacttataatttatctattactttgtattgtcatattaataaatttagaacttaactaataaaatacgttgttatttttatagtaccaccatgtcaaattggcaaagctcgaatttgttctcgacattacgggaaaaaattatatgtcatggactctcgatgtagaaatgtaTTTTGAGTCATTGTATCTAaatgagaccattaaagaaaatggtatctcatcattacaagaaaaatcaaaatctatgatatttttgcgtcgacatcttgatgaatgaTTAAAATGCGAATATCTCATTGAAAAGATCATATGGCTTTATGGAAAagattaaaagaaatatttgaacatataagggaagttatacttccgactgTCCGTGATGAATGTAATACTTTaaaattccaagattttaagaaagtcagtgattataAATCGACAatatatcgaataatctcgcaattaaaattttgtggacacgaggttacagaatcgaaaatgcttgaaaaaatattttccatttttcacgcatcaaatataactctacaataACAATATaaagtgcgtggatttgcgagatattctgaacttatcgcatgtcttcttgtggcggaaaagaacaacgatctgttaatgagaaatcatcaatccCGACCCATTGGATCAAccgcatttccagaagtaaatgttgtaagtaaaaatgaatttaaacctgaaaaccaaaatcaaagtcaaagacaaattttggtcgaggtcgagtcgaaatcgaggtcgtggtcgtacaacttcatcaaataacgccgagattattgcactacatgaagcaagtcgtGATTATGTGGCTAAAATCAATGGcacaacatatccaaatctcatgcagGTTATCATTCGACAAGAAGTCAGTgacactatatgaagataatgttgtatgtgttgctcaaatgaaatgATACATAAAATATGACATAACAAAACATATTTCTCCTAAGTCATTCGCATTCAcccaagagcttgagaagaataaagatattgatattcgttacatttgatcaagtgaaaactcatcagatctcttcacaaaggcacttcatagacaatattcagaaagcatatatataatattgagatgcacaatctacgaaatttgtgaagaatcgttcgtgttaacatgagaaggagtttacgtgactgcactctttttctcttactatggttttttattccaatgagtttttcctagtaagatttttaacgagaaagtataaaaacacgtaatgaagacaatcattttATCAAGATCATTATCACAAGGGAGAATGTTGAAAGTaagagttgaaattattgaatgttgaaaataagagttgtaaatattgaaaattagcgtgtgatgatgtatgtaatgatgtatttattttttaattattttcaaaaaaattctataaataagtctatcaatttgtgaagaaaaacacaatcgagttgaaatttttttataaaatatgtagtttaatatattttgtgaatttaaaatttttataaatttttaacaaattgcactttattttaaaattttcttttattgaaccaaagaaagaaagaaggaaaagttggtgaaaaatctccaatcaaaatatttttttgggttcatttcctatccacaaaattgtggtactatgtcatacaaaatatgatacactttatgtgaaaatgtggtacacttcatgtggaaatgtggtactaaaaaaataaccacagatattgaaaaaaaaaaaaatcgacagcTGCTCTCTTACGACCAATTTCCGGAAGAAAGAACCATGTCAGTCGAAATACGAGTGGTCCACGGTAGTTATTGGAGGAGTATGAAAGTAATCGTTGATTTGGAAGCAAGAATTGGCTCTTTTCTCGCGGACCAGAAATTTCGTCTTCATAACCGAGATCAGGTCaaaattctttgaattttcaatttcCAGTTCCGATTGACTGCCTTTCACGTTCATGCTGtgattttgtgtttgaaatttgGGACGATTTGAGAATAGTTTGTCTTAATATTGGAATTTTTTTGCCTGTTGCATTGATTTTGGCGATCTTCGCCATTTTTTAGTATAATGGGATTATCCGAGTTGGTCAATGCCTAATTGATCGAATCCTATTTTGATAATGTTCTGCGatttttaattcattaattcGTCGAGAAGAATTAGGATAATCGGTCAATACGAAAGTAAGAGAAAATCTTATCATTGTTGTTAGCTGTACTAAACAAAACAATTATCCAGAAACTATCAACCCTTTCACTGCAATTATCTTCCTGTATGTAACTACCTTTCTTTATGCTCCATTTTCTTGCTTTCGTCAAATGTTTTGATTCTGGATACAGGGTTCCTTGGGTATTTTAGCTATTATTTGGCAAGTGTTTCGGAATTGTTGCAACTTGCATGGGGGTATTATCTTGTTTACTTGCTTTTAAAGTTCCTATATTTTTGGCTGACAAATTCACTTGTTGCAGCATGGATGTTCGGGTGCTCTTATTTTTATTCACAGTCAGCAGCTTCTGGTGCTGTAATGCTAGAGATCTGACTTCTGCTGTCTTCAATGAAATGGTTTCAGGTTTGTAAATTTGAAAACGCTGTTCTTGCTTCAACTGCTGGAAAACTATGAAGTAACAACTTATTGATGATGGTTTGTTGTAGGGAAGTAAGAAGTTAGAATTAGTACTTTGCTGAAAGGTGTGTTCATTGCCTCATATACACTTAGTTGCAGTCTACCTCAGCTCGACCAAAATTTCTGCAAATAATTAAGCCATATATGGTATAGGTTGACTAGTAAACATTCCATCTTAGTTTCTTCAAATACACAAATCATCGAGGTCTTTCTTCTTGAGTTCCCATTCGAGCCCATTTTTATCCCTATTtactttctttaattttaagcaGAATCTAGCTAATTATCACGACCTATTTGCTGGTGGAACTTTCTGAACATGTAATGTTGGAAAAACCTGGCTGAAAGTTGTTGCAGTAGAAGTATATGTTGATCATCTCTGGCCATCAGACAGATAATATGCTTTACCAATGTATTTTGTGTTTCAGCATCATTGAGTTCCCATGTAGTGTACCACGTTAGCACACCATCCTTGGGAAAGTTAAATTGCTGCCTAGAATCACCAGCAATCCTTCCTTCACATAACACTCTTTGACCTTTCTGAGTGTGAATAAACTTggtatttgtcaaatttcaggagagaatttatttagtttattgTGTCAGTCAGtcttttttgaataaaataaaataatataatgtcATGACTTTGAACAACAAATACTTGCAGTGAATACTAATTCCGACCTTCTGTCTGCAGTTCAGCAGTCACATAACAAGCTTTCAGGGAGAGAAGCTCAACATATGAAAGAAGTTATGAAGAAGGAAACCTTGTGTTCATTGTGTGAAGAATATTCTACAGACGCTGTTTGTTATCTCTCAGAGAACAAAACCCAAACCGAGATCATTGACATCCTTCACAAAATCTGCCCTCGAATACCGACATTCAGTAAACAGGTATTAAGAGATACGtttttttaagcttaaatttatCAAATGGAACTTTTCCAATTTGTTTCTTACAGAATTCCTATAATCACGGATATGACCCATGAATATATAGTGCTACCCATATGAAAATATGGCCGTCCTCCTATTTAATATCtgctatttttatgaattttttttatttgagaggTCTATTTTTAGGAATTTCATATCATATGGTATGATGAAAgacaattatattttaattgacttAGTTAAGCTCTGTTGGTTATTGTTTGagtaaaaatgtttaaaaagaaagaaagaaaagataTAATGTAGAAACATGAAACTTTTTCAGAAGTCTGGTAAAATTTCAGCGACGACTATTTTTTTAAGACTagattttatttgtttaattgttCTCATTCTGTTACCTTATTCCGAACACTTCctgtcattattttttttttcttgcagtgcatagctttggtggactatTATGTCCCTCTATTTTTTATTGAGGTCTCCTCAATAGAACCTGCTGCTTTCTGCCAAAAGTTTGGTCTTTGTGAAGTAGCGATTTCCTTTCCCCAGTATCTCTCTAAGAATAATAAATGTGATGTGTGCCATAACATGGTAATTGAAGCcttattgaaattgaaagatCCCGACACTGAGGTAACTTTTGTTCCTTCAGCTGATAAGCATAATCATCATGATCATTGGTCTTGCAAACTATTGATTCAAACTTTGTTTTGTAACTGTTAGCTCTGCTCTCGTGATCCTGTTATTTTAAAGGGCATACATGTTAGTCTTATGGTTGGATTATTTAGGTTTTTGCGTAAGTTCCTCACAGGAATACTGCCTGTTGGTCACAACAGATTCAGCGAGCTATCTTGTAATAGTAAGACTATGGTTGATTGACTTATTTGAAGAGAATAAGTTCATTAAAAAGTTGTCACTGAAAAAATCGCAAAACAAAATACAAATGCGGGACATTGAGTGTGTATGTCGTGCATATTTTGTTAATACTGACATGGTTGCTATGAGAGCTATGTCAAGTCCATGCAGGACAATTAGAAAAAGAACTTTGAAGAAATATTGAGACATTCCTTAAAGTTATCACGCCATCAATCAAATGATTTGAGGACCATGAATAATAGTCATCCAGCATACATCCAGAATGTAATTATTCCAGAATGTAATTATTTGCAATTATGTGATATCAAgctgaatattttttttctctgcatttgtgtttattttttgattgtggtgctcatatcttttaaaaatattttttatattttatttcatgaaacaTGGGCTCTATCatcgatttatttattttttgtttcagTTGGAAGTAGTCGAGGTGCTCCTGAAGGCATGTAACTCAAtcaaaaatgatgtcaaaaaggTGAGCACCATTCATTTAATTCTTGGTTAGCGATGCTTCAATCCGATGGCCTGTTTCAGGCTTTACTTGTGATCAAGAATAGCATAGtgcaaacatttttttttctatgaaAAGCTCATTAGTTTGGTTTAATGTATGTCCTTGTGCAGTGTAAAAGATTGGTATTTGAATATGCGCCTATTATTCTTGTCAACGCAGAGAAATTCTTAGAAACGAATGATGTATGCACTATATTGCATGCTTGTGATGAAGTTGGGGCAGAACAAGCAGTGATAGGGAGTAGGACTGATACAACCTTGCAGTCTGCATCTTAATGAAAGTAATGATCGAGCAATTTGTATTTGTTATTCATGTAATATAAAATTTACGGCTTTATACATTGTATtgtgatttttaaaaatgaagaaGAAGGAAAAGAGAGTACATCGTGCTATGTAGTTGTACGGCAAGTCAAGTGTATGGTTCGTTGTAAATTGTATTCTTCTTGCATCGGCATCTCCAAGATTGATTTTCTTGTTCGAGATTTTCcttaatatttcatttatttttgtttgaaacGTCCAATTTTATTTCTGCCTATATAATACAAATATAGAACCTTTGTAACAAAAAAAGAGTACCTGTAGGAGAACCTTTGTAACCAAATTTGCCATAAAGCATTATAATTTTTCCGTCAACTATGAAAAAGATGTTAGAAAATCAGGAAGCTTTTAATGAACATATCCTTGCATTTTCCCCGTGACATCTTAAAGTTGGAAATTTATCCTACAGCGCTTAGTACTCGACTAAATCGTTTGATaatacgatataaaatacaaagAACTTTATTCTTCAATCTATACATGCGTCTGgatttctttatatatatatatcattgtaTTTCATATATGCTCTTTAAGTATAGTTGAATCACATACTTTAACAAAATTAAATCGAAACATATTTGATATCATGCCATTCATACGCAAAATGCAAGTAAACTGTGGTGAACTAATTAAATCTCCTTTGTATATATAGATAAAAGAGAAGGAAGATACAATAACAAGTTCGGTTTTCTAAACTCTTCTTCCGAAGAGGTTAATGTCAATTTCCTACTCTTTTCTTTctgttttctttttcctttttttaattTCACTCATAAGACCAAAGAGATTGTACATCTGGAGTGGAATATAGACCCCCAATGTTGGGAGGTCTATTCAATGGAAGGCTGCCAGCACCATCTCTTGAACCCTGCAAACTCCAGTCTTTTCTGCAAAGGAAACAACACAAGAAGATAAGCACCCCAAAAACAAACCAAAAGGTAGCATCAAGAATAGGTAAACTTGTCTGAGATTAGCTTCAACCCACCCTTACCCCATGCCACTAACCACCCCTTGCAACACAGTCATCACCCATCAAGTTTACAGGCTTTAACCACACAACACACTCGTCACCAACATAAGCAAGCCATTTCAAATCCTACTGTCTCCATATTTAGATGACCCTCTCTCTTTAGTTAAACCCCCATAATCAAAGAAACAGAAGTATAGGCAAGACGACCATAAGAGGATGCAAAAGAAAGTAATTCAAGCATGGTGACAACCTCGAAAGGTCAGAATGGTCAAATACAAATGTAAATAACCCTACGCTCAACAaaggagaaaaaagaaaatttgccATCAAGAAGTCTAATGGAAGAAGTTATTGCTATAGCATCACGGTCAAGCTTAATAAAAGCTAATAATGATGTATCAGATAGATTCCATTGTATCTAAATGATTGATATATAGACTTTACGTCTTTACCCATAAGGATTTTGGTTTAAGCGACGCCTCTGCCCAACAAAACTATTCAATGATTCTCATCCTACATAAGAAATACAAAACCTCATTTTATGCGTGCAATGTCGCAACACACGCTACTCATTTCATCCACATAACTCTAACGGCTATTAAAATACTTGTATCCAGCTTAGAAAGTAAAGAGGCTATTTTCATAACTCTTCTGCACCCTCATACAAAAAGTAACAAGTAACGCGTTACAGTAAAATGTCAATAAAAATAACTAGCAGTTGGGTGATAGCAAAATTAATAGATGTTTCACACAGTCATCCATAACTCTTCAGTCTTCCCACAACCCAAGAGAGTTCACATTCCCGTTAAAATTTCTTAAAGCCTAACAACTTGCTCCCAGGCTTCTAGTGCACCATAAACTACTAATGGtaacacatatatatttattttataagaaaccatattatatataatataaaaaggaTGAAGTATCCGCAAGTTCgtagaaaataaaaaacaatctGATCGCATCATTGAATGAAACCCCAATCCCTAACCAACTCTGAAATCGCAAAATGTTTGAAAACTGAAATTTTCCCAGTCCACAGTTCAGCTCTAAATCTGATGTTATCTCAACACTCGTCGATCGACTCTGCTACGTTGTCGAAAATCCTTCTGTTTCGCTCCAGCAAAATCGACCAGAAAATGCAATGGGCTACCACGCTCCAAAAAGTACTGCTCCTCTTACCAAGATTACCAATGCCATCATTAATTAAGACAAGCATATCATGCGCTGATCTCGAAGTAACCCACGCAAGAATCAACTCGTTCACAACTCTAGATCAGATACCACCCATATAAGAACAATGTAATAGCAAATGATTTTGAGTCTCCTCCCAGCTAAGTAAGCACCAATTCGGACAAAGTGAACAATGAGACCATTTTTTTTGCAACATATCACAAGTCGGCAATTTTCCCAGAGCCAACGCCCACGAGAATACTTGAATTTTATGTGGAATCGGTACTTTCCAAATAGATTG comes from Primulina huaijiensis isolate GDHJ02 chromosome 5, ASM1229523v2, whole genome shotgun sequence and encodes:
- the LOC140977178 gene encoding uncharacterized protein, coding for MDVRVLLFLFTVSSFWCCNARDLTSAVFNEMVSVNTNSDLLSAVQQSHNKLSGREAQHMKEVMKKETLCSLCEEYSTDAVCYLSENKTQTEIIDILHKICPRIPTFSKQCIALVDYYVPLFFIEVSSIEPAAFCQKFGLCEVAISFPQYLSKNNKCDVCHNMVIEALLKLKDPDTELEVVEVLLKACNSIKNDVKKCKRLVFEYAPIILVNAEKFLETNDVCTILHACDEVGAEQAVIGSRTDTTLQSAS